A region of the Salvelinus namaycush isolate Seneca unplaced genomic scaffold, SaNama_1.0 Scaffold2067, whole genome shotgun sequence genome:
aagttgaaaaaaaaaaaaaaaaaaaaaaaagttaacatGACTTAATACTCCCAGTCACTTGTGAGCCCATCTTGGATTGTACAGTTTATTTTAGTAATTCTGAAGATCCACATTCCAAGAATCAAGGAACAAAAATCGACAAGCTTCAAAGTGTCCTCAATGTTCACACATTGGACAATCAGATATGCAATAGTTTCCCCTTTGTACTTGAGCGTATTGTACTCTTAACATTAAAACAATATCCTTTGCATATTCGGGTAACATCAACCTGAAAATAAAAGTGATGACACGGACATTTACTGAAAACATCATTTTTATTAATTCAAGGTTCTAATTATCACTTTAAAACATTTCTGCttttagtcccccccccccccccccaaaaaaggtaaAAAACAAAATCACAAGTCAGGACAGTAAATGCTTTTAGCCATTCAAACATTAGTCACTCACTCAAATCCAAAGACTGGTTGAGTATTGGCATGGAAGCaaatttacacaggcagccagaTTCTGATATTTTGCCACTAAAAATGGGATTCAAgaacagaattgggctgcctgtgtaaacctTAAGAGTAGCTAATTTATCAAATGATTCATCCAGCATACTCCGTACCTGCAGGTCTAAATCCTAGATGTCTTTACAGGTCCCACGACCCCCAGTGGCTGCAGAACTAACTCTCCTATATCTAAATCATATGATTGATGTGTTCCAGTCATTGGTTTCTTTACTCTTTGTTGTTGCCCCACTTGGCCATCTTGTTATTGACAGGAGTCTTTATGAAGCGGTTTGACTTCATGTAGGCTGCAATCTTCTCCAGAGCCTGTGGAGAAAGATAAAACAGCTTCAAGGCAGTGGAGTCAACAACAAACGTTTAAAGCGGCGGGTATCATCTTATTCTGTGTAGATATTTGTTTTTTGTTGTATCCTTCAAATTGAAGGGAACTCTTTCAGTTACAATGGGCTTTAATAAAATAAAGAGGTAATCACAATAATCCCCAATATACAAAATGACAATCCTGACCTCAAAGCGGTCTACAAGTTCCTGTAGGTTCTTGAAGTCGTCCAGGCACTTGGCGTCAAACATTATATGTTGATCCAAAAGCTCATACATGATGAAGTCCACAAAGGTGATCTGATTGAGGGGGAGCAACAGAGCAATTATTCATTCTCCAGAGACTGAGCGTCTTCTCTCCCGGCTGCCACCATTGGTGCGTTTACGTGTCTCACTACTAACAGTGCAGTGACTAGCCAATAGAAGCGCATCATACCTTGTCACCAGCAAACCACTTCCTGGTTCCTAGGAACTCTGAGAACTGCTTCAGTGTTCCGGGCAGTCTCTCTGTGTAGCCTGGCTTCATCTTGTCCTGAGGGAGAATACAGGCGGGGAGTTATACTCCAGACGATCTAGGGTCACTCAGTATCAAGATGAGTCTTGGGGAATGAAAACTAGAACATAGGAAAGTATTGTACTGTTATGAAATCGGGTGAGTAGCACGAGGTCCTTATAGCTGGCTGCAAACCCAGATCACATCGAAACATCAAAATCCATAATCACGAGATCCATAGAtgggtttttttttgtttttttttaaagacacgtGTAAAACTACAGGGCAACAAAATGACTGGGTTGGCTTAGAATGTTGACACTTGTCTTAAATATATCGTTACCAGTTGTTAGCTAGTGAATTTGCCACATTAGTATGGACATGAAGTCACTCAAAACGAAACTCTCAAAAAGAGCCACAGTACCCCACACAGCAGTTTCTTCTCATGGTTGGtgaccatccagaatcacaacaaaaaCTTCTTCCCCATTGAAGCGTTGTTTGTGACGTTAACAACTAACCCATCTA
Encoded here:
- the LOC120038056 gene encoding glutathione S-transferase Mu 3-like is translated as MKPGYTERLPGTLKQFSEFLGTRKWFAGDKITFVDFIMYELLDQHIMFDAKCLDDFKNLQELVDRFEALEKIAAYMKSNRFIKTPVNNKMAKWGNNKE